The Agromyces marinus genome window below encodes:
- a CDS encoding ABC transporter permease, protein MTTTAPEQTSTDAAAARDGASGPRTATGPVARRPRRSPVDLGLTVWSVLVFLFLFAPILVIIVYSFNNGRLLIAWNEFGFEPYRALWEKPAVRDAVAVSLRTGAIAALLATALGTLAGVALARKPGKWAAWFIVLLVLVSVTPEIVDAVSLLPWLVFLGQDLGLSLFNDGTMRLVVGHSLFSTAIVTYIVRARLVGLDAQLEEASADLYATPFTTFRRVTLPLAMPAVLAGMLLAFTLSLDNTVVAAFVQVSGSTPWPVYVLSALRGGLRPEIASVSTVMLLLTLGALALVAVVLKRAGDSATQIARTMSGG, encoded by the coding sequence ATGACCACCACCGCTCCCGAGCAGACCTCGACGGATGCCGCGGCGGCCCGCGACGGGGCATCCGGACCTCGCACCGCGACCGGGCCGGTCGCCCGCCGGCCGCGCCGATCCCCGGTCGACCTGGGCCTGACGGTCTGGAGCGTGCTCGTCTTCCTGTTCCTGTTCGCGCCGATCCTCGTGATCATCGTGTACTCGTTCAACAACGGGCGACTGCTGATCGCCTGGAACGAGTTCGGCTTCGAGCCGTACCGTGCGCTGTGGGAGAAGCCCGCGGTCCGCGACGCCGTGGCGGTGTCGCTGCGGACCGGCGCGATCGCCGCCCTCCTCGCGACCGCGCTCGGCACGCTCGCCGGAGTCGCGCTCGCCCGCAAGCCGGGCAAGTGGGCGGCCTGGTTCATCGTGCTGCTGGTGCTGGTCTCGGTCACGCCCGAGATCGTCGATGCGGTCTCGCTGCTGCCGTGGCTCGTGTTCCTCGGGCAGGACCTCGGGCTCTCGCTCTTCAACGACGGCACGATGCGCCTGGTGGTCGGCCACTCGCTGTTCTCGACGGCGATCGTGACGTACATCGTGCGGGCCCGGCTCGTCGGGCTCGACGCCCAGCTCGAGGAGGCCTCCGCCGACCTCTACGCGACGCCGTTCACGACCTTCCGTCGGGTCACGCTGCCGCTGGCGATGCCCGCGGTGCTCGCCGGGATGCTGCTCGCGTTCACCCTGAGCCTCGACAACACGGTCGTCGCCGCGTTCGTGCAGGTGTCGGGCTCGACACCGTGGCCGGTGTACGTGCTCAGCGCACTGCGCGGCGGGCTCCGCCCTGAGATCGCGTCGGTCTCGACCGTGATGCTCCTGCTCACGCTCGGAGCGCTCGCGCTCGTCGCGGTCGTGCTCAAGCGCGCGGGCGACTCCGCGACGCAGATCGCCCGCACCATGTCCGGCGGCTGA
- a CDS encoding ABC transporter ATP-binding protein, producing MTTATEARTASPVNPDAATGSIRIDRVTKKYGEATAVDALSLTIEPGEFISLLGPSGCGKTTTLRMIAGFEQPDAGDISISGRSVLGLPPYRRDVNTVFQAYALFPHMSVAENVAYGLQQRRTPKAEVRERVSEALELVQMRRFADRKPTQLSGGQQQRVALARALVNRPSVLLLDEPLGALDRQLREEMQLELKLLQARLGITFVFVTHDQGEALSMSDRIAIMRDGRIEQLADADTIYARPTSAYVAAFVGQQNFFRGTATEGGSAVESAHGLVRGIRSDRRAPIADGASVQAAVRPEFVRIEADASTSAPATGANRVQGTLLGVSHLGETMQYLVRLGDDQSLIARRPTPEAPEIAVGSPVTCSWTDASVQVFPSDDAAAAGGYVAPPTH from the coding sequence GTGACGACAGCGACCGAGGCGAGGACCGCCTCCCCCGTGAACCCCGATGCGGCCACCGGCTCCATCCGGATCGACCGGGTCACGAAGAAGTACGGCGAGGCGACCGCGGTCGACGCCCTGTCGCTGACGATCGAGCCGGGCGAGTTCATCTCGTTGCTCGGGCCGTCCGGCTGCGGCAAGACCACCACGCTGCGCATGATCGCCGGCTTCGAACAACCCGATGCGGGCGACATCAGCATCTCCGGACGATCCGTCCTGGGCCTGCCGCCGTACCGGCGCGACGTGAACACGGTCTTCCAGGCATACGCGCTCTTCCCGCACATGAGCGTCGCCGAGAACGTCGCCTACGGCCTCCAGCAGCGCCGGACGCCGAAGGCCGAGGTGCGCGAGCGCGTCTCGGAGGCCCTCGAACTCGTCCAGATGCGCCGCTTCGCCGACCGCAAGCCCACCCAGCTCTCGGGCGGCCAGCAGCAGCGTGTCGCGCTCGCGCGCGCCCTCGTCAACCGCCCCTCGGTGCTGCTGCTCGACGAGCCGCTCGGCGCGCTCGACCGGCAGCTGCGAGAAGAGATGCAGCTCGAGCTGAAGCTCCTCCAGGCCCGGCTCGGCATCACGTTCGTCTTCGTCACGCACGACCAGGGCGAAGCGCTCTCGATGAGCGACCGCATCGCGATCATGCGCGACGGGCGCATCGAGCAGCTCGCCGACGCCGACACGATCTACGCCCGACCCACCTCGGCGTACGTCGCCGCCTTCGTCGGCCAGCAGAACTTCTTCCGCGGCACCGCGACCGAGGGCGGTTCGGCGGTCGAGTCCGCGCACGGGCTCGTGCGCGGCATCCGCTCGGACCGGCGCGCACCGATCGCCGACGGCGCCTCGGTGCAGGCGGCCGTGCGACCCGAGTTCGTGCGCATCGAAGCGGATGCCTCGACGAGCGCGCCCGCGACCGGAGCGAACCGCGTGCAGGGCACCCTGCTCGGCGTCTCGCACCTCGGCGAGACCATGCAGTACCTCGTGCGCCTCGGCGACGACCAGAGCCTCATCGCCCGCCGACCCACCCCCGAGGCGCCCGAGATCGCCGTGGGCTCGCCCGTCACGTGCTCGTGGACCGACGCGAGCGTGCAGGTCTTCCCCTCCGACGACGCCGCCGCAGCCGGCGGCTACGTGGCCCCGCCGACCCACTGA
- the aceA gene encoding isocitrate lyase yields the protein MSTINRPGDQTQTAAELQLEWDADPRWEGVKRDYTAEDVIALRGPVREERTLARRGAEKLWENIRKNTGSAFEPMEDPEWSAALGALTGNQAVQQVRAGLKAIYLSGWQVAGDANLSGQTYPDQSLYPANSVPAVVRRINNALLRAGQIEQGNEAQTGISDWMAPIVADAEAGFGGPLNAYELMHQMIEAGAAGVHWEDQLASEKKCGHMGGKVLIPTGQHIRTINAARLAADVAGVPSIIIARTDALAATLLTSDHDERDRPFVTGERTAEGFYEVQNGPEPVIARGLAYAEYADLLWVESAEPDLDLARRFAEAVHAKFPGKRLSYNCSPSFNWKRHLDDDQIAKFQRELASMGYAFQFITLAGFHSLNHGMFTLAKDYNERHMSAYVELQEAEFASEADGYTATRHQREVGTGYFDQIATALNPNSATLALVGSTEEEQFQH from the coding sequence ATGAGCACCATCAACCGCCCCGGCGACCAGACGCAGACCGCTGCCGAGCTCCAGCTCGAGTGGGATGCCGACCCCCGCTGGGAGGGCGTCAAGCGCGACTACACCGCCGAGGACGTCATCGCCCTCCGCGGCCCGGTCCGCGAGGAGCGCACGCTCGCCAGGCGCGGCGCCGAGAAGCTCTGGGAGAACATCCGGAAGAACACCGGCAGCGCGTTCGAGCCCATGGAGGACCCGGAGTGGTCGGCCGCGCTCGGCGCCCTGACCGGCAACCAGGCCGTGCAGCAGGTCCGCGCGGGCCTCAAGGCCATCTACCTCTCGGGCTGGCAGGTCGCCGGCGACGCGAACCTCTCGGGCCAGACCTACCCCGACCAGTCGCTCTACCCCGCCAACTCGGTGCCGGCCGTCGTGCGCCGCATCAACAACGCGCTGCTGCGCGCTGGCCAGATCGAGCAGGGCAACGAGGCGCAGACCGGCATCAGCGACTGGATGGCGCCGATCGTCGCCGACGCCGAGGCCGGCTTCGGCGGCCCGCTCAACGCCTACGAGCTCATGCACCAGATGATCGAGGCCGGTGCGGCCGGCGTGCACTGGGAGGACCAGCTCGCGAGCGAGAAGAAGTGCGGCCACATGGGCGGCAAGGTGCTGATCCCGACCGGCCAGCACATCCGCACGATCAATGCGGCTCGTCTCGCAGCGGATGTCGCGGGCGTGCCCTCGATCATCATCGCGCGCACCGACGCGCTCGCCGCGACCCTGCTCACGAGCGACCACGACGAGCGCGACCGGCCGTTCGTCACGGGCGAGCGCACTGCCGAGGGGTTCTACGAGGTGCAGAACGGCCCCGAGCCGGTCATCGCCCGCGGGCTCGCCTACGCCGAGTACGCCGACCTGCTCTGGGTCGAGTCGGCCGAGCCCGACCTCGACCTCGCCCGCCGCTTCGCCGAGGCCGTCCACGCGAAGTTCCCCGGCAAGCGCCTGAGCTACAACTGCTCGCCGAGCTTCAACTGGAAGCGCCACCTCGACGACGACCAGATCGCGAAGTTCCAGCGCGAGCTCGCATCGATGGGCTACGCCTTCCAGTTCATCACCCTGGCGGGCTTCCACTCCCTGAACCACGGCATGTTCACGCTCGCCAAGGACTACAACGAGCGTCACATGTCCGCGTACGTCGAGCTGCAGGAGGCCGAATTCGCCTCCGAGGCCGACGGCTACACCGCCACGCGCCACCAGCGCGAGGTCGGCACCGGCTACTTCGACCAGATCGCCACGGCGCTGAACCCGAACAGCGCGACCCTCGCCCTCGTCGGATCGACCGAGGAAGAGCAGTTCCAGCACTGA
- the aceB gene encoding malate synthase A has protein sequence MTITIERTDAAASARTETLPAPKPATGSFQTVQPHIEVTAPLGERYDEILTPEALAFLAKLHDRFAHIRHELLAVRLQTRVDAANGRDPKFLPETESIRNDRTWRVAGAGPGLEDRRVEITGPTDRKMAINALNSGAKVWLADQEDATSPTWGNVIGGQLSLFDFLRGDLEYTSPEGKEYRVTAEQTPTIVFRPRGWHLVEKHLKFHDRAGRAMHASGSLVDFGLYFFHNAKALIAAGRGPYFYLPKLESHREAKLWNDIFVFAQDELGIPQGTVRATVLIETIQAAFQMDEILYELRDHCAGLNAGRWDYIFSIVKTFRSRGRRWVMPDRKQITMTVPFMRAYTELLVQTCHKRGAHAIGGMSAFIPNRRDPEVTERALAAVAADKSREAGDGFDGTWVAHPDLIPTARAEFDAVLGDRPNQVDRLRDDVEVTAAQLLDIPSVGGQVTEAGVYDNVSICIRYIESWLRGTGAAAIDNLMEDAATAEISRSQLWQWLHENTVTAEGTRIDQTSIVRIMAAAVADLPRFEGDRFDDAISVFRSSALEPEFPTFLTVGAYARFL, from the coding sequence ATGACCATCACGATCGAACGAACGGATGCCGCGGCATCCGCTCGCACCGAGACGCTGCCCGCACCCAAGCCCGCGACCGGAAGCTTCCAGACCGTGCAGCCGCACATCGAGGTCACCGCCCCGCTCGGCGAGCGGTACGACGAGATCCTCACCCCGGAGGCGCTCGCGTTCCTCGCGAAGCTGCACGACCGATTCGCGCACATCCGGCACGAGCTGCTCGCGGTCCGCCTGCAGACCCGCGTCGACGCGGCCAACGGGCGCGACCCGAAGTTCCTGCCCGAGACGGAGTCCATCCGGAACGACCGCACCTGGCGGGTCGCGGGCGCCGGCCCCGGACTCGAGGACCGTCGCGTCGAGATCACCGGCCCGACCGACCGGAAGATGGCCATCAACGCGCTGAACTCCGGCGCGAAGGTGTGGCTGGCCGACCAGGAGGATGCCACGAGCCCGACCTGGGGCAACGTCATCGGCGGGCAGCTCAGCCTGTTCGACTTCCTGCGCGGCGACCTCGAGTACACGAGCCCCGAGGGCAAGGAGTACCGCGTCACTGCCGAGCAGACGCCGACGATCGTGTTCCGCCCCCGCGGCTGGCACCTCGTGGAGAAGCACCTGAAGTTCCACGACCGGGCCGGCCGTGCGATGCACGCCTCGGGTTCGCTCGTCGACTTCGGCCTGTACTTCTTCCACAACGCGAAGGCGCTCATCGCAGCCGGCCGCGGGCCGTACTTCTACCTGCCCAAGCTCGAGTCGCACCGCGAGGCGAAGCTGTGGAACGACATCTTCGTCTTCGCGCAGGATGAGCTCGGCATCCCGCAGGGCACGGTCCGCGCGACGGTCCTCATCGAGACCATCCAGGCCGCGTTCCAGATGGACGAGATCCTGTACGAGCTGCGCGACCACTGCGCGGGCCTGAACGCCGGCCGCTGGGACTACATCTTCTCGATCGTGAAGACGTTCCGCTCGCGCGGCCGCCGCTGGGTCATGCCCGACCGCAAGCAGATCACGATGACGGTGCCGTTCATGCGGGCCTACACCGAACTGCTCGTGCAGACCTGCCACAAGCGGGGCGCGCACGCGATCGGCGGCATGAGCGCGTTCATCCCGAACCGCCGCGACCCCGAGGTGACCGAGCGCGCGCTCGCCGCGGTCGCGGCCGACAAGTCGCGCGAGGCCGGCGACGGCTTCGACGGCACGTGGGTCGCCCACCCCGACCTCATCCCGACCGCGCGTGCCGAGTTCGACGCCGTGCTCGGCGACCGGCCGAACCAGGTCGACCGCCTGCGCGACGACGTCGAGGTGACGGCCGCCCAGCTGCTCGACATCCCGTCGGTCGGCGGCCAGGTGACCGAGGCCGGCGTGTACGACAACGTCTCGATCTGCATCCGCTACATCGAGTCGTGGCTGCGCGGCACCGGCGCCGCGGCGATCGACAACCTCATGGAGGACGCCGCGACCGCCGAGATCTCGCGCTCGCAGCTGTGGCAGTGGCTGCACGAGAACACCGTCACAGCCGAGGGCACCCGCATCGACCAGACCTCGATCGTGCGGATCATGGCGGCGGCGGTCGCCGACCTGCCGCGCTTCGAGGGCGACCGGTTCGACGACGCGATCTCGGTGTTCCGGTCGTCGGCGCTCGAGCCGGAGTTCCCGACGTTCCTGACGGTCGGGGCGTACGCCCGGTTCCTCTAG
- a CDS encoding ABC transporter permease, with amino-acid sequence MRSLRLPSFALAIPAWAWLVTFFVVPVGAVLYFSFGYKPGIFGTHATDRLSFDRYAEALTPTFFDVFMNTLWVGIAGTLLCLAIGLPVAYWMAVKAPANRRGLLLALVMVPYWTNFLVRTIGWQIILAPEGWMSQALQAVGITDGPLEILYTRGAVLLGVVYNYLPLMILPLFVAFDRVGPALREASKDLGANRVRTFLRVTIPLARPGIIVGLLLVYIPLMGDYITATVLGGAQGNMVGQLVASQFQTAQNWALGSAMAVLLIIVIVVSAAAIGLLVWLASLPFRARTRVELEATA; translated from the coding sequence GTGCGTAGTCTCCGCCTGCCGAGCTTCGCCCTCGCGATCCCCGCGTGGGCGTGGCTCGTCACCTTCTTCGTGGTGCCGGTCGGCGCCGTGCTGTACTTCAGCTTCGGCTACAAGCCGGGCATCTTCGGCACCCACGCGACCGACCGGCTCTCGTTCGACCGGTACGCCGAAGCGCTCACGCCCACGTTCTTCGACGTGTTCATGAACACGCTGTGGGTCGGCATCGCGGGCACGCTGCTGTGCCTCGCGATCGGCCTGCCGGTCGCCTACTGGATGGCCGTGAAGGCGCCCGCGAACCGCCGCGGCCTGCTCCTGGCCCTGGTCATGGTCCCGTACTGGACGAACTTCCTCGTTCGCACCATCGGCTGGCAGATCATCCTCGCCCCCGAGGGGTGGATGTCGCAGGCGCTCCAGGCGGTCGGCATCACCGACGGCCCGCTCGAGATCCTGTACACGCGCGGCGCGGTGCTGCTCGGCGTCGTCTACAACTACCTGCCGCTCATGATCCTGCCCCTGTTCGTCGCGTTCGACCGGGTCGGCCCGGCACTGCGCGAGGCGTCGAAGGACCTCGGCGCGAACCGGGTCCGCACGTTCCTGCGCGTGACGATCCCGCTCGCCCGCCCGGGAATCATCGTCGGCCTGCTGCTGGTCTACATCCCGCTCATGGGCGACTACATCACGGCGACCGTCCTGGGCGGTGCGCAGGGCAACATGGTCGGCCAGCTCGTGGCCAGCCAGTTCCAGACCGCGCAGAACTGGGCGCTCGGCTCGGCCATGGCCGTGCTGCTGATCATCGTCATCGTCGTCTCGGCGGCCGCGATCGGCCTGCTCGTCTGGCTGGCGTCCCTGCCGTTCCGTGCCCGCACCCGTGTCGAGTTGGAGGCCACGGCATGA
- a CDS encoding helix-turn-helix domain-containing protein produces the protein MVTADRAHASIQHASHAAYAAAPARAVGAAPDPGPDEVDALTLGRRIRDRRLAAGMTLGRLAAAIDRAPSQVSAIENGKREPRLSMLRTIALALGTTADELLRPDAPSERAALEIAVERAQRGPVFAALGLDPFRVAKTMSDQTLQTILSLHNEIDRLHRERAATPEEARRANAQLRAEMRARDNFYPELEAKAAELLEAVGHTGGPVSHQLVADMASHLGYSLHYVGDLPHSTRSVTDKRHGRIYLPTQQSPSRDSRSPILQALASHLLDHEEPANYGAFLRQRIETNYLTAAILLPEQAAVRYLTEAKNLRRISMEELRDHFAVSYETAAHRFTNLATARLDIPVHFMKVHESGTIIKAYENDSVRFPSDALGAVEGTTVCRNWTARTVFDVEDRFSPWYQYTDTSSGTFWCTSRIEKAKEGEYSVSVGVPFEHVKWFRGRETPHRAVSRCPDESCCRRAPDELAGKWADASWPAARTPTSLLAALPTGTFPGVDQTEVYQFLEAHAPRG, from the coding sequence ATGGTCACCGCAGATCGCGCCCACGCCTCGATCCAGCACGCTTCGCACGCCGCGTACGCCGCCGCACCCGCGCGTGCGGTCGGCGCCGCGCCCGATCCGGGCCCGGATGAGGTCGACGCGCTGACCCTCGGGCGCCGCATCCGCGATCGCCGTCTCGCCGCGGGCATGACGCTGGGCCGGCTCGCCGCGGCGATCGACCGCGCACCGTCGCAGGTGAGCGCGATCGAGAACGGCAAGCGCGAACCGCGGCTGTCGATGCTCCGCACCATCGCGCTGGCGCTCGGCACCACGGCCGACGAGCTGCTTCGACCGGATGCCCCGTCCGAGCGCGCAGCCCTCGAGATCGCGGTCGAGCGCGCGCAGCGCGGGCCGGTCTTCGCCGCACTCGGGCTCGACCCGTTCCGCGTGGCGAAGACCATGAGCGACCAGACGCTGCAGACGATCCTGTCGCTGCACAACGAGATCGACCGGCTGCACCGCGAACGTGCAGCGACGCCCGAGGAGGCGCGCCGGGCGAACGCGCAGCTGCGCGCCGAGATGCGCGCCCGCGACAACTTCTACCCCGAGCTCGAAGCGAAGGCGGCCGAGCTGCTCGAGGCCGTGGGCCACACGGGCGGTCCGGTGTCGCACCAGCTCGTGGCCGACATGGCGAGCCACCTCGGGTACTCGCTGCACTACGTCGGCGACCTGCCGCACTCGACGCGTTCGGTGACCGACAAGCGCCACGGCCGCATCTACCTGCCGACCCAGCAGTCGCCGTCGCGCGACTCGCGCTCGCCGATCCTCCAGGCGCTCGCGTCGCACCTGCTCGACCACGAGGAACCGGCGAACTACGGCGCCTTCCTCCGCCAGCGCATCGAGACGAACTACCTCACGGCCGCGATCCTGCTGCCCGAGCAGGCGGCCGTCAGGTACCTGACCGAGGCGAAGAACCTGCGCCGCATCTCGATGGAAGAGCTGCGCGACCACTTCGCGGTGTCGTACGAGACGGCCGCGCACCGGTTCACGAACCTCGCGACGGCGCGCCTCGACATCCCCGTGCACTTCATGAAGGTGCACGAGTCGGGCACGATCATCAAGGCGTACGAGAACGACTCGGTGCGCTTCCCGTCCGACGCGCTCGGCGCGGTCGAGGGCACGACGGTGTGCCGCAACTGGACCGCCCGCACGGTCTTCGACGTCGAGGACCGCTTCAGCCCCTGGTACCAGTACACCGACACCTCGTCGGGCACGTTCTGGTGCACCTCGCGCATCGAGAAGGCCAAGGAGGGCGAGTACTCGGTGTCGGTCGGCGTGCCCTTCGAGCACGTGAAGTGGTTCCGCGGGCGTGAGACACCACATCGTGCGGTGTCGCGCTGCCCCGACGAGTCGTGCTGCCGTCGCGCCCCCGACGAACTCGCGGGCAAGTGGGCGGATGCCTCGTGGCCGGCCGCCCGCACGCCGACCTCGTTGCTCGCGGCCCTGCCGACGGGCACGTTCCCCGGGGTCGACCAGACCGAGGTCTACCAGTTCCTGGAGGCGCACGCGCCGCGAGGATGA
- a CDS encoding polyamine ABC transporter substrate-binding protein, translated as MSEKSTPIRILASAEQVPILQRAIDRRRFLSFAAAMGGTAFLAACSTGGQASSAPVATGGELENSLSIYTWGDYDSPDVVSAFTSELGPKVTFDSYGSNEELISKLVAAKGTSGYDIIVPTGAFIPQMIENGIIQALNKDLLPNIEHMDPAFLGRSWDPENEYSICKAWGTTGFVYDKTVITRELKDWNDFLDAAQNEASGKTSVLDDPAEVTGIYYWANGINWNTTDEAEIDACEDYIVNTLAPHIAAFDSYPGGQAIPQATQVLMQAWNGDARIGILESPDPDRWQWVLGSPATELWMDNWAIPVGAPHPEAAHAFINWTMVPENQILQVDYIGYHTGAAGIEEAATEAGLEMLDLVFFTPEQIATMQDGEVNDAQQRTVDIWNKAKAAAGA; from the coding sequence ATGTCCGAGAAGTCCACCCCGATCCGGATCCTCGCGAGCGCCGAGCAGGTGCCGATCCTCCAGCGCGCCATCGACCGCCGCCGATTCCTGAGCTTCGCAGCCGCCATGGGCGGCACGGCGTTCCTCGCCGCCTGCTCCACGGGCGGGCAGGCCTCGAGCGCGCCGGTCGCGACCGGCGGCGAGCTCGAGAACTCGCTCAGCATCTACACCTGGGGCGACTACGACTCCCCCGACGTCGTCTCGGCGTTCACCTCGGAGCTCGGGCCGAAGGTCACGTTCGACTCGTACGGCTCGAACGAGGAGCTCATCTCGAAGCTCGTCGCCGCGAAGGGCACGTCGGGCTACGACATCATCGTCCCGACCGGCGCGTTCATCCCGCAGATGATCGAGAACGGCATCATCCAGGCGCTGAACAAGGACCTGCTGCCGAACATCGAGCACATGGACCCGGCCTTCCTCGGCCGCAGCTGGGACCCGGAGAACGAGTACTCGATCTGCAAGGCGTGGGGCACGACCGGCTTCGTCTACGACAAGACGGTCATCACCCGCGAGCTGAAGGACTGGAACGACTTCCTCGACGCCGCGCAGAACGAGGCGAGCGGCAAGACGAGCGTGCTCGACGACCCGGCCGAGGTCACGGGCATCTACTACTGGGCGAACGGCATCAACTGGAACACCACCGACGAGGCCGAGATCGATGCGTGCGAGGACTACATCGTGAACACGCTCGCGCCGCACATCGCCGCGTTCGACTCCTACCCCGGCGGACAGGCGATCCCCCAGGCGACGCAGGTGCTCATGCAGGCGTGGAACGGTGACGCGCGCATCGGGATCCTCGAGAGCCCGGACCCCGACCGCTGGCAGTGGGTGCTCGGCTCGCCCGCGACCGAACTGTGGATGGACAACTGGGCGATCCCGGTCGGTGCGCCGCACCCCGAGGCCGCGCACGCCTTCATCAACTGGACCATGGTCCCCGAGAACCAGATCCTCCAGGTCGACTACATCGGCTACCACACGGGCGCAGCGGGCATCGAGGAGGCCGCAACCGAGGCCGGCCTCGAGATGCTCGACCTCGTGTTCTTCACGCCGGAGCAGATCGCGACGATGCAGGACGGCGAAGTGAACGATGCGCAGCAGCGCACGGTCGACATCTGGAACAAGGCGAAGGCCGCGGCCGGTGCGTAG
- a CDS encoding amidohydrolase: MPHADLVFTGGPVFTADTVRSRASAVAVSGGRIVAVGSDDDVRDLVGPSTEVVDLHGRMLVPGFQDAHVHPVWGGLDLMRCDLSQHETEPDYLERIAAYAADHPDEEWVLGGGWSMSAFPGGTPTAASLDRVVPDRPAFLPNRDGHGAWVNSAALRLAGIDRNTPDPADGRIERDADGTPTGTLHEGAMSLVNRLLPETSLETLTEAVLLGQQYLHSYGVTAWQDAIVGTYGDAGDAGLAYVSAANAGKLTGRVVGAIWWDRTRGIEQIPDLVAKRDTYRAGRFAATSIKIMQDGVAENFTASMLEPYCDGHGHFTDNSGISFVDPAVLNPAAAELDRLGFQLHFHAIGDRAVRECLDSVEHAIAANGRGDHRHHIAHIQVVHPEDVPRFRELGVAANMQSLWAALEPQMVELTLPFLGDPRSAWQYPFGDLMRAGAVLVAGSDWSVSTPDPLAAIHTAVNRKAAPAYSDGDYEPFLPEQAIDLATSLTAYTAGSAWVNHLDDVTGTIEVGKYADLVVLDRDPFAHPADEIAATRVEQTFVEGERVYAA, from the coding sequence ATGCCCCACGCCGACCTCGTCTTCACCGGCGGCCCCGTCTTCACCGCCGACACCGTGCGCTCGCGTGCGAGCGCCGTCGCCGTGTCGGGCGGCCGGATCGTGGCCGTCGGATCCGACGACGACGTCCGCGACCTCGTCGGGCCCTCGACCGAGGTCGTCGACCTGCACGGGCGGATGCTCGTGCCCGGGTTCCAGGATGCGCACGTGCACCCGGTGTGGGGCGGGCTCGACCTGATGCGGTGCGACCTGTCGCAGCACGAGACCGAGCCGGACTACCTCGAGCGCATCGCCGCGTACGCGGCGGACCACCCCGACGAGGAGTGGGTCCTGGGCGGCGGCTGGTCGATGTCGGCCTTCCCGGGCGGCACGCCGACCGCGGCATCCCTCGACCGGGTCGTTCCCGACCGTCCGGCGTTCCTGCCGAACCGCGACGGGCACGGCGCATGGGTCAACTCGGCCGCGCTGCGGCTGGCCGGCATCGACCGGAACACGCCCGATCCCGCCGACGGCCGGATCGAGCGCGACGCCGACGGCACCCCGACCGGGACCCTGCACGAGGGCGCGATGTCGCTCGTGAACCGGCTCCTGCCGGAGACGAGCCTCGAGACGCTCACCGAGGCGGTGCTGCTCGGCCAGCAGTACCTGCACTCGTACGGCGTGACCGCATGGCAGGACGCGATCGTCGGCACCTACGGCGATGCGGGTGACGCGGGCCTGGCGTACGTCTCCGCGGCGAACGCGGGCAAGCTCACCGGTCGCGTCGTCGGCGCGATCTGGTGGGATCGCACGCGCGGCATCGAGCAGATCCCCGACCTCGTCGCCAAGCGCGACACGTACCGCGCCGGCCGGTTCGCCGCGACGAGCATCAAGATCATGCAGGACGGGGTGGCCGAGAACTTCACCGCGTCGATGCTCGAGCCGTACTGCGACGGGCACGGGCACTTCACCGACAACTCCGGCATCTCGTTCGTCGACCCGGCCGTGCTGAACCCGGCCGCCGCGGAACTCGACCGGCTCGGCTTCCAGCTGCACTTCCACGCGATCGGCGACCGCGCCGTGCGCGAGTGCCTCGACTCCGTCGAGCACGCCATCGCGGCGAACGGCCGGGGCGACCACCGCCACCACATCGCGCACATCCAGGTCGTGCACCCGGAGGACGTGCCGCGGTTCCGCGAGCTCGGCGTCGCGGCGAACATGCAGTCGCTCTGGGCTGCCCTCGAGCCCCAGATGGTCGAGCTCACCCTGCCGTTCCTCGGCGACCCGCGCAGCGCCTGGCAGTACCCGTTCGGCGACCTCATGCGTGCGGGCGCGGTGCTCGTCGCGGGCAGCGACTGGTCGGTCTCGACGCCGGACCCGCTCGCGGCGATCCACACGGCCGTGAACCGGAAGGCGGCTCCGGCGTACTCGGACGGCGATTACGAGCCGTTCCTGCCGGAGCAGGCGATCGACCTCGCGACGTCGCTGACCGCATACACGGCGGGCTCTGCGTGGGTGAACCACCTCGACGACGTGACCGGCACCATCGAGGTCGGCAAGTACGCCGACCTCGTCGTGCTCGACCGCGACCCGTTCGCGCACCCCGCCGACGAGATCGCCGCGACGCGGGTCGAGCAGACGTTCGTCGAGGGCGAGCGCGTCTACGCAGCCTGA